In Gimesia sp., the following are encoded in one genomic region:
- the pruA gene encoding L-glutamate gamma-semialdehyde dehydrogenase, with translation MARKKSSSDLNQQIEQRTRDLGEQIWGHLERREPTMFEKRWWDDRILSWAMADESVKVQMFRFVDVLPMLRSHESIVRHLQEYFEDVRKHLPWAARIGLELSQPNSVLGRALALNARSNARRMASRFIAGSSVEEIHYTVDRLRSENFAFTLDLLGEAVISEVEAEAYLQSYLDLISGLAPRVRKWSENVQIDWDSQGHLPRTNVSIKLSALCSQFKPTDPVGTMAVVQPRLRKLLRHAMKYDAYLHVDMEQNSYKPLTLEIFKQTLMEKEFRDFDNVGIVIQAYQPAAEQDLQDLLKWTKKRKTPIWIRLVKGAYWDYETIVSGYRNWPIPVFQQKWESDANFEKLTKVLLENHQWLRPAFGSHNLRSLAHAIAAAHELDIPPSAYEIQMLYGMGKEQAQVFAEMGHRVRIYTPFGELIPGMAYLVRRLLENTSNDSFLRQSFTEHVNLETLMMNPSEHAKTATQQKQAEDDGFQNEPLTDFSLEESRTKMQAALEEVEDQFGKEYPLLINGRAIDTKATITSRNPSHKSDSLGTVSSASADDAIDAIDAARRAFPAWSRTEPQYRAEYLELIAANMRRRRFELAAWIVFECGKPWEEADGDVVEAIDFCMYYANQMRRLAHPLHCDVPGEENVYFYRPRGTVAVIAPWNFPLAILTGMTVASLVTGNTVVMKPAEQSSIVAAKLMDVIHESGIPDGVVNFLPGIGEEVGPELVGSPDVEMITFTGSRDVGLAINESASDTDTRQKMVKRVIAEMGGKNAIIVDDDADLDEAVLGVIHSAFNYAGQKCSACSRVIVLESIHDTFVSRLVEATRALKIGPAEDPGTVVGPVIDEEAHQRILEYIEIGKEEATLALACDTSDLEDEGYYVGPHIFTDVDSTCQIAQEEIFGPVLAVIKADDFDEAITIANDTPYALTAGVFSRSPAHLNKARMEIVAGNIYLNRNITGAMVERHPFGGFKMSGIGSKTGGPDYLLQFLVPVNVTENTMRRGFAPDAAAEDEEE, from the coding sequence GTGGCACGTAAAAAATCGTCTTCCGATCTGAATCAACAAATCGAACAGCGCACCCGGGATCTCGGTGAGCAGATCTGGGGGCACCTGGAACGGCGCGAGCCGACCATGTTCGAAAAACGCTGGTGGGACGATCGCATCCTCTCCTGGGCGATGGCCGACGAATCCGTCAAAGTGCAGATGTTCCGCTTTGTCGACGTGCTTCCCATGCTCCGCTCGCACGAGTCTATCGTCCGGCACCTGCAGGAATATTTTGAAGATGTCCGCAAGCATCTCCCCTGGGCAGCCCGCATCGGTCTGGAACTTTCGCAACCGAATTCCGTCCTCGGACGTGCCCTGGCCCTGAACGCCCGCTCCAATGCCCGCCGCATGGCCAGCCGCTTCATCGCGGGTTCCTCTGTCGAAGAAATCCACTACACCGTCGACCGCCTCCGCAGCGAGAACTTCGCCTTCACCCTCGACCTGCTGGGCGAAGCGGTCATCAGCGAAGTCGAAGCCGAAGCATATCTGCAGTCCTACCTGGATCTGATCTCTGGACTCGCCCCCCGCGTGCGGAAATGGTCCGAAAATGTTCAGATCGACTGGGACAGCCAGGGACACCTGCCCCGCACCAATGTGTCCATCAAGCTCTCTGCCCTGTGCAGCCAGTTCAAGCCCACCGATCCGGTCGGCACGATGGCCGTCGTCCAGCCCCGCCTGCGGAAACTACTCCGACACGCGATGAAGTACGATGCCTACCTGCACGTCGACATGGAGCAGAACTCCTACAAACCACTGACGCTGGAAATTTTCAAACAGACGCTGATGGAAAAAGAATTCCGCGATTTCGACAACGTCGGCATCGTGATTCAGGCTTACCAGCCGGCCGCCGAACAGGATCTGCAGGACCTGCTCAAGTGGACTAAGAAACGCAAAACACCGATCTGGATCCGCCTCGTCAAAGGCGCCTACTGGGACTACGAAACCATTGTTTCCGGCTACCGCAACTGGCCGATCCCCGTGTTCCAGCAGAAATGGGAATCGGACGCCAACTTCGAAAAACTGACCAAGGTCCTGCTGGAAAACCATCAGTGGCTCCGACCTGCCTTTGGCAGTCATAACCTCCGCAGCCTGGCGCACGCCATCGCCGCGGCCCACGAACTGGACATTCCCCCTTCCGCTTATGAAATTCAGATGCTGTATGGCATGGGCAAGGAACAGGCCCAGGTCTTTGCGGAGATGGGGCATCGCGTCCGCATTTACACGCCGTTCGGCGAACTGATTCCCGGCATGGCTTACCTCGTCCGCCGCCTGCTGGAAAACACCTCTAACGATTCATTCCTTCGACAAAGCTTTACCGAGCACGTCAACCTGGAGACCCTGATGATGAACCCGTCCGAACATGCGAAAACCGCCACCCAACAGAAACAGGCAGAAGACGACGGCTTCCAGAATGAACCGCTCACCGATTTCAGCCTCGAAGAATCCCGCACGAAAATGCAGGCGGCCCTGGAAGAAGTCGAAGACCAGTTCGGTAAAGAATACCCGCTGCTGATCAACGGCCGCGCGATCGACACCAAAGCCACGATCACTTCGCGGAACCCTTCTCACAAATCCGACTCACTGGGAACCGTCTCCTCCGCCTCTGCGGACGACGCCATCGACGCCATCGATGCCGCCCGGCGTGCCTTCCCTGCCTGGTCGCGTACCGAACCCCAGTACCGCGCCGAATACCTGGAACTGATCGCCGCCAACATGCGTCGCCGCCGTTTTGAGCTGGCCGCCTGGATCGTCTTTGAATGCGGTAAACCCTGGGAAGAAGCCGACGGTGATGTCGTCGAAGCCATCGACTTCTGCATGTACTACGCCAACCAGATGCGCCGCCTGGCTCATCCGCTGCACTGTGATGTCCCCGGTGAAGAGAACGTCTACTTCTATCGTCCCCGCGGCACCGTGGCTGTCATCGCCCCCTGGAACTTCCCACTCGCGATTCTGACCGGCATGACTGTCGCTTCGCTGGTCACAGGCAACACGGTCGTCATGAAACCGGCCGAACAATCGTCGATCGTCGCCGCCAAACTGATGGACGTGATCCACGAATCAGGCATCCCCGATGGCGTTGTCAACTTCCTGCCCGGCATCGGTGAAGAAGTCGGCCCCGAACTCGTCGGCAGCCCCGACGTGGAAATGATTACCTTCACCGGCTCACGCGATGTCGGCCTGGCGATCAACGAATCTGCCTCCGATACCGACACCCGCCAGAAGATGGTCAAACGGGTCATCGCGGAAATGGGCGGCAAGAACGCCATCATCGTCGACGACGATGCCGACCTCGATGAAGCGGTACTGGGTGTAATCCACTCCGCCTTCAACTACGCCGGCCAGAAATGCTCGGCCTGCTCCCGCGTCATCGTACTCGAATCGATTCACGACACCTTCGTCAGCCGCCTGGTCGAAGCCACCAGGGCCCTCAAGATTGGCCCCGCCGAAGATCCCGGCACCGTCGTTGGTCCCGTTATCGATGAAGAAGCCCATCAGCGGATTCTGGAATACATCGAAATCGGCAAAGAAGAAGCCACCCTGGCCCTGGCCTGTGACACCTCCGACCTGGAAGACGAAGGTTACTATGTAGGCCCGCACATCTTCACTGACGTCGATTCCACCTGCCAGATCGCCCAGGAAGAAATCTTCGGCCCCGTCCTCGCCGTCATCAAGGCAGACGACTTTGACGAAGCGATCACCATCGCCAACGATACACCCTATGCCCTCACGGCAGGCGTCTTCAGTCGCAGCCCCGCCCACTTGAACAAGGCACGCATGGAAATCGTAGCCGGCAACATCTACCTCAACCGGAACATCACCGGCGCCATGGTCGAACGCCACCCGTTCGGCGGCTTCAAGATGTCCGGCATCGGCAGCAAGACTGGCGGCCCCGACTATCTGCTGCAGTTCCTCGTCCCGGTCAACGTCACCGAAAACACCATGCGTCGCGGCTTCGCCCCCGATGCTGCAGCGGAAGACGAAGAAGAATAA
- a CDS encoding xanthine dehydrogenase family protein subunit M — protein MRDFEYEAPVSLADAVGLLAKSNGNARPLAGGTDLIDHVRTGRLTTDLIVDLKKIPELMALELNDNGLRLGAAVPCYQIYGHQGIVDNYSAITDSSHIIGGMQIQNRASVGGNLANAGAAADSTPALIALEATVVIAGPDGTREVAVEDFCTGPGQNVLEPGEIIVELHFPPRPAHSGSHYRRFIPRNEMDIAVVGVGASVVLDESGENFVSARIGLGAVAAKPFLCQEACDALAGQPVNDETIKKAADAAKSVVHPITDMRGTEEFRIHVTGVLTERVIKQAVERARG, from the coding sequence ATGCGTGATTTTGAATACGAAGCACCTGTTTCCCTGGCTGATGCCGTCGGGTTATTAGCCAAAAGCAATGGAAATGCCCGCCCGCTGGCAGGAGGAACCGACCTGATCGACCATGTCCGCACCGGCCGGTTGACGACCGATCTGATTGTCGATTTGAAGAAGATTCCGGAACTGATGGCGCTGGAGCTCAACGACAACGGGCTCCGCCTGGGAGCCGCGGTTCCCTGTTATCAGATCTACGGCCACCAGGGGATCGTCGATAACTATTCCGCGATCACTGACAGCAGTCATATTATCGGCGGCATGCAGATTCAGAACCGGGCCAGCGTCGGGGGAAACTTGGCGAATGCCGGTGCAGCCGCGGATTCAACACCCGCGTTAATCGCTCTGGAAGCGACCGTCGTGATTGCCGGTCCCGATGGGACCCGCGAAGTCGCGGTTGAAGATTTCTGCACCGGGCCTGGTCAGAATGTGCTGGAACCGGGGGAGATCATTGTGGAACTCCACTTCCCGCCTCGTCCCGCTCACAGCGGTTCACATTACCGGCGATTCATTCCCCGGAATGAAATGGATATTGCCGTCGTGGGAGTCGGGGCCTCCGTGGTTCTGGATGAGAGTGGCGAAAACTTCGTTTCGGCCCGCATCGGACTGGGAGCTGTCGCTGCCAAACCGTTCCTGTGCCAGGAAGCGTGTGACGCACTGGCAGGTCAGCCGGTGAATGATGAGACCATCAAAAAAGCAGCGGACGCAGCGAAGTCGGTCGTGCATCCGATTACCGACATGCGGGGCACCGAAGAATTCCGTATTCATGTGACCGGCGTGTTGACCGAACGTGTCATCAAACAGGCGGTGGAACGTGCTCGGGGATGA
- a CDS encoding (2Fe-2S)-binding protein, with translation MAKKRIVTATINGREEEFLCQPRQTLLEVLRNTLNLTGAKEGCSNGNCGACSVVMDGKAVNTCMVLAVEAEGTEIETIEGLAPGDGLDPLQEAFLENAALQCGICTPGYIMSAKAFLDKNPNPTEEEIRFSMAGNLCRCTGYDKIVRAIQQAAEVRCGKTASCEKETV, from the coding sequence ATGGCGAAGAAACGGATCGTAACCGCGACTATCAATGGCCGTGAAGAGGAGTTCCTCTGTCAGCCTCGACAGACCTTGCTCGAAGTCTTACGCAATACACTCAACCTGACCGGTGCCAAGGAAGGTTGCTCCAACGGCAACTGTGGTGCCTGCTCGGTCGTGATGGACGGGAAAGCCGTCAATACCTGTATGGTTCTGGCGGTCGAAGCCGAAGGGACCGAGATCGAAACCATTGAAGGGCTCGCTCCCGGCGATGGTCTGGATCCGCTGCAGGAAGCTTTTCTGGAAAATGCAGCGCTGCAGTGCGGCATCTGCACCCCGGGCTACATCATGTCTGCCAAAGCGTTCCTGGATAAGAATCCTAACCCGACCGAAGAGGAAATTCGCTTCTCGATGGCGGGTAATCTGTGTCGCTGCACCGGATACGACAAGATCGTGCGTGCGATTCAGCAGGCTGCGGAAGTACGATGTGGAAAAACTGCCTCATGTGAAAAGGAGACGGTCTAA
- a CDS encoding xanthine dehydrogenase family protein molybdopterin-binding subunit, whose product MATIDETKTDAGSGDAPKYKVIGTRPIRHDGADKVTGRALYGADIKVKGMIYGAIHRSPHAHAVIKSIDISKAEALPGVRAVATSADMPEPGDKIAELGEGAVNLNHLSSNNLARTKVLYKGHPIAAVAADNIHIAQEAASLIEVEYEVLPPVMDVLKAMEDDAPVLNPDVHTEEAVSGEMGDKPSNIAKHLVYEKGDIAQGFADAKYVVEKEFRTATVHQGYIEPHVATSLWNNDGQITVWTSTQGTFSVRQQVAELLDVPLARVKVVPMEIGGGFGGKISVYLAPVAAVLSRKSGAPVQLVMDRADVLQATGPTPGSYIKVKMGADADGRITAAEAWMAYEAGGYPGSPIGAGCMCVFSCYDVPNGRVEGYDVCVNKPRTNAYRAPGATNAAFATETVVDELCEQLGMAPIDFRLLNASKEGTRRIDGVTYPRIGLVETLEAIKNSEHFNSALEGDNKGRGIACGFWFNAGLKSAVTATVNSDGSVGLLEGSTDIGGSRTAIAMQFAETLGIAAEDIKPAVVDTDSVGYTDVTGGSRVTYATGWAAYEAGKDLQRQIVARAAELWEVDPSAVSYDDGCVVGPDKRVPFKEIAIELSLTGEPLVGRGVSNHNEPGGAFGAHVVDVEVDPDTGKVDILRYTAAQDCGTAIHPAYVEGQIQGGAVQGIGWGLNEEYWYDTEGSMRNANFLDYRIPTCYDLPMIETIIVEVPNPGHPFGVRGVGEVPIVPPPAALGAAIHEAVDVRMYELPMSPPRVLHELLQKQS is encoded by the coding sequence ATGGCGACAATCGATGAAACCAAAACAGATGCAGGCAGTGGTGATGCTCCCAAGTACAAAGTGATCGGCACGCGTCCGATTCGTCACGACGGAGCCGACAAGGTTACCGGTCGTGCGTTGTACGGTGCGGACATCAAGGTCAAAGGGATGATCTACGGTGCGATTCATCGCAGCCCACACGCTCATGCCGTGATCAAGTCGATCGATATTTCCAAAGCGGAAGCACTGCCCGGCGTTCGCGCTGTGGCGACGAGTGCCGACATGCCCGAGCCCGGTGATAAAATTGCAGAACTCGGCGAAGGGGCCGTGAATCTGAATCACCTCAGCAGCAACAACCTGGCCCGCACCAAGGTGCTCTACAAGGGACACCCGATTGCCGCGGTCGCTGCCGACAATATTCACATCGCACAGGAAGCAGCCAGTCTGATTGAGGTCGAGTACGAAGTGCTGCCTCCGGTGATGGACGTGCTGAAGGCGATGGAAGACGATGCTCCGGTTCTCAACCCGGATGTGCATACCGAAGAAGCCGTTTCGGGAGAAATGGGCGACAAACCTTCAAACATCGCCAAGCATCTCGTCTATGAGAAAGGGGATATCGCCCAGGGTTTCGCAGATGCGAAATACGTCGTGGAAAAAGAATTCCGTACCGCGACCGTGCACCAGGGTTACATCGAACCGCACGTGGCGACCTCACTCTGGAACAATGACGGACAGATTACCGTCTGGACATCGACCCAGGGAACGTTCTCTGTTCGTCAACAAGTCGCTGAATTGCTGGATGTGCCGCTGGCCCGTGTGAAAGTCGTGCCGATGGAAATCGGTGGTGGCTTTGGTGGTAAGATTTCGGTCTACCTCGCACCGGTGGCCGCCGTGCTGTCCCGCAAGTCGGGAGCTCCGGTGCAACTGGTGATGGACCGGGCTGACGTACTGCAGGCAACCGGCCCGACACCCGGTTCCTACATTAAAGTCAAAATGGGAGCCGATGCTGACGGCCGCATTACCGCCGCTGAAGCTTGGATGGCTTACGAAGCGGGCGGTTATCCCGGTTCGCCGATCGGGGCCGGCTGTATGTGCGTCTTCTCCTGCTACGATGTGCCCAACGGCCGCGTGGAAGGCTACGACGTCTGCGTCAACAAGCCACGGACGAATGCCTACCGGGCTCCCGGGGCGACCAATGCTGCATTTGCGACAGAAACGGTTGTCGACGAACTGTGCGAACAACTGGGTATGGCACCGATTGATTTCCGTCTGCTGAATGCCTCGAAAGAGGGAACCCGGCGGATCGATGGCGTGACTTATCCCCGCATCGGTCTGGTGGAAACACTGGAAGCGATCAAAAACAGCGAGCACTTTAATTCAGCCCTGGAAGGGGATAACAAAGGCCGCGGCATTGCCTGTGGTTTCTGGTTCAACGCCGGACTGAAGTCAGCTGTGACTGCGACCGTGAACTCAGATGGTTCGGTTGGTCTACTCGAAGGTTCGACCGACATCGGCGGTTCGCGTACCGCGATCGCGATGCAGTTTGCCGAAACCCTGGGGATCGCCGCGGAAGACATCAAGCCGGCTGTGGTTGATACCGACAGCGTGGGTTACACCGACGTGACGGGCGGCAGCCGCGTGACTTATGCGACCGGTTGGGCCGCTTATGAAGCGGGAAAAGACCTGCAGCGTCAGATCGTGGCCCGCGCCGCTGAGCTGTGGGAAGTCGATCCGTCTGCTGTCTCTTATGATGATGGTTGTGTGGTCGGTCCCGACAAGCGAGTGCCGTTCAAAGAGATCGCCATCGAACTGAGTCTGACCGGCGAACCGCTGGTCGGGCGGGGCGTTTCGAATCACAACGAGCCCGGTGGTGCCTTTGGTGCCCACGTGGTCGATGTGGAAGTCGATCCGGATACGGGTAAAGTCGATATCCTGCGTTACACGGCTGCCCAGGACTGCGGAACGGCGATCCATCCCGCTTATGTCGAAGGACAGATTCAGGGTGGTGCTGTGCAGGGGATTGGCTGGGGGTTGAACGAAGAATACTGGTATGACACGGAAGGCAGCATGCGAAATGCGAACTTCCTCGATTACCGGATTCCCACCTGTTACGACCTGCCCATGATCGAAACGATCATCGTGGAAGTGCCGAACCCCGGTCATCCGTTTGGTGTGCGTGGCGTTGGGGAAGTTCCCATCGTACCGCCGCCGGCCGCGCTGGGAGCCGCGATTCACGAAGCAGTCGACGTGCGGATGTACGAGCTGCCGATGTCGCCGCCACGCGTACTGCACGAACTGTTGCAGAAACAGTCCTGA
- a CDS encoding MoaD/ThiS family protein, with translation MPRLFVPPLLRPFCEGEEEVVVDGSTVLEAVQSLDAQYPGTLERLCPDGKLRPGIAVTVDQNVTPRGLAQKVSPESEIHFLPAIGGG, from the coding sequence ATGCCTCGCCTGTTTGTTCCTCCCCTGCTCAGACCGTTCTGTGAGGGGGAGGAAGAAGTGGTTGTCGACGGGAGCACCGTGCTGGAAGCGGTGCAGTCCCTCGATGCTCAATATCCGGGAACGCTGGAGCGGCTCTGTCCTGACGGGAAGCTGCGGCCCGGAATCGCGGTGACCGTCGATCAGAACGTAACTCCCCGGGGGCTGGCGCAGAAGGTGTCACCCGAGAGTGAGATTCATTTCCTGCCCGCGATTGGTGGCGGGTGA
- a CDS encoding glycoside hydrolase family 43 protein produces MKPQAPCILFLLLCSFLTPLPAAEKPENTNQIFLLPYFLGNGETGVYLAFSTDGLHFDWLNEGKVVMPAPKWGEESLTRDPSIVYHDGKFHMVWTTSWKSRSIGYASSKDLRHWSTPRKIVVWQESDGAKNTWAPEIHWDPEQQEYLILWSTTLETELNDQDQSRDQHGHDHRPYAIRTRDFKTFTKPKLFYSPQPELSVIDPFIAHDDQNTKTPTDDRWIMVIKNEMPADQGGKNLRLVFSKHMQGPYETTLGPPIAGAGTSIVNTMGEGPSLFKHDGLWYLYWDAPGSHFSYCLATSPDLQTWTNRTPEMKLPARQMRHGTVFLAPKNAIGFPLKNM; encoded by the coding sequence ATGAAACCGCAAGCGCCCTGCATCCTGTTTCTCCTGCTTTGCTCTTTCCTCACCCCGCTCCCCGCAGCAGAAAAACCAGAAAACACCAACCAGATCTTTCTGCTCCCCTACTTCCTCGGAAACGGTGAAACCGGCGTCTACCTCGCCTTTAGCACCGATGGCCTGCACTTCGACTGGCTCAACGAGGGCAAGGTCGTTATGCCCGCCCCGAAGTGGGGTGAAGAAAGCCTGACCCGCGATCCCTCCATCGTCTACCACGACGGTAAGTTCCACATGGTCTGGACCACCAGCTGGAAGTCGCGCAGCATCGGCTATGCCTCTTCGAAAGACCTGCGGCACTGGAGCACGCCCCGCAAAATCGTCGTCTGGCAGGAAAGCGACGGCGCGAAAAACACCTGGGCCCCCGAAATCCACTGGGATCCGGAGCAGCAGGAATACCTGATCCTCTGGAGCACCACGCTGGAAACAGAACTCAACGATCAGGACCAGAGCCGGGACCAGCACGGCCACGACCACCGGCCCTACGCCATCCGCACCCGCGATTTCAAAACCTTCACGAAGCCCAAACTCTTCTATAGCCCGCAGCCGGAACTCAGCGTCATCGATCCTTTTATCGCCCACGATGATCAGAATACGAAAACACCGACAGACGACCGCTGGATCATGGTCATCAAAAACGAAATGCCAGCCGACCAGGGAGGCAAAAACTTAAGGCTCGTCTTCAGCAAACACATGCAGGGACCTTACGAGACCACGCTCGGACCGCCGATCGCCGGCGCAGGTACCTCAATAGTCAACACGATGGGCGAAGGCCCGTCTCTGTTCAAACACGACGGACTCTGGTACCTCTACTGGGACGCCCCCGGCAGCCACTTCTCTTACTGCCTGGCCACGAGCCCCGACCTGCAGACCTGGACCAACCGCACGCCGGAAATGAAGCTCCCCGCCAGACAGATGCGCCACGGCACCGTCTTCCTCGCCCCGAAAAACGCCATCGGCTTTCCGCTGAAGAATATGTAA